In the Leptospira sp. WS4.C2 genome, one interval contains:
- the leuC gene encoding 3-isopropylmalate dehydratase large subunit — translation MKTMFEKIWNDHLVHEDDGTCLIYIDRHLVHEVTSPQAFESLKLTNRKVRRPDATFATMDHNVSTRTRDWKSVDPISVLQMQTLMDNCKENGITLFDINHPDNGIVHVVAPELGLTHPGMTIVCGDSHTATHGAFGALAFGIGTSEVEHVLATQTLVQKKPKTLEIRVDGKLSPLVSAKDIVLAIIGKIGTDGATGYVIEFTGEAIRSLSMEGRMTICNMAIEAGARAGLISPDDTTINYIKGRDFAPKGEAFDIAAAKWKAYATDAGATFDKTVTLNANEIAPMVSWGTSPGQVIPVTSPVPGPADFTDPIQKKSAESALAYMDLKPGQKLIDVKVNKVFIGSCTNSRIEDLRVVANTVKGKKVSKDVEAIIVPGSGRVKRQAESEGLDKIFLEAGFQWRNPGCSMCLAMNDDVLSPGDRCASTSNRNFEGRQGKGGRTHLVGPAMAAAVAVEGHFVDIREWK, via the coding sequence ATGAAAACCATGTTTGAGAAGATTTGGAATGACCATTTGGTCCACGAGGATGATGGGACCTGCCTCATCTATATCGATAGACACCTCGTCCATGAGGTAACAAGCCCGCAGGCCTTTGAAAGTTTAAAATTAACCAACAGAAAAGTGCGTCGACCCGATGCCACTTTCGCTACTATGGATCACAATGTTTCCACAAGAACCCGCGATTGGAAATCAGTAGATCCCATCTCTGTCCTTCAAATGCAAACGCTAATGGACAATTGTAAAGAAAACGGAATTACCTTATTTGATATCAACCACCCGGACAATGGAATAGTTCACGTGGTGGCACCAGAGCTTGGTTTAACTCATCCTGGTATGACAATCGTCTGTGGGGATTCCCATACAGCCACTCACGGTGCTTTCGGTGCTCTTGCTTTTGGAATTGGAACTTCGGAAGTAGAACATGTTCTCGCCACACAAACCCTTGTCCAAAAGAAACCAAAAACTTTAGAGATCCGAGTGGATGGAAAATTATCTCCCCTTGTTTCTGCCAAAGACATTGTCCTTGCGATCATCGGTAAAATTGGAACTGATGGGGCAACCGGTTATGTGATTGAATTTACTGGTGAGGCGATTCGTTCTCTCAGTATGGAAGGTCGTATGACGATTTGTAATATGGCGATTGAAGCCGGTGCTCGTGCTGGTCTTATTTCACCTGATGACACAACAATCAATTATATCAAAGGAAGAGACTTTGCCCCGAAAGGAGAAGCTTTTGATATAGCGGCTGCTAAGTGGAAAGCGTATGCAACGGATGCAGGTGCTACGTTTGATAAAACGGTTACACTGAATGCAAATGAAATTGCGCCGATGGTTTCATGGGGAACTTCTCCGGGCCAAGTGATTCCTGTGACATCTCCCGTTCCTGGACCTGCGGATTTCACCGATCCGATCCAGAAAAAATCAGCGGAGTCGGCACTTGCTTATATGGATTTAAAACCAGGGCAAAAACTCATCGATGTGAAGGTGAACAAAGTATTTATCGGATCTTGTACCAACTCTCGCATCGAAGACCTTCGGGTTGTGGCAAACACAGTCAAAGGAAAGAAAGTAAGTAAAGATGTGGAAGCGATCATTGTTCCTGGTTCTGGCCGTGTGAAACGACAAGCAGAATCGGAAGGCCTTGACAAAATCTTTTTGGAAGCTGGTTTTCAGTGGAGAAACCCGGGTTGTTCGATGTGCCTTGCGATGAACGATGATGTTCTTTCTCCTGGAGATCGATGTGCCTCCACTTCCAACAGGAACTTTGAAGGAAGACAAGGGAAGGGTGGACGAACCCACCTAGTAGGACCTGCGATGGCAGCAGCGGTGGCAGTAGAAGGACATTTTGTAGACATTCGGGAGTGGAAATAA
- a CDS encoding patatin-like phospholipase family protein, with protein sequence MKDLEGKIHLVSSLPLFRSLSRKEKIWVAESVHIVESEREEVLFTAGDSDRSLFLILSGGIKLFLPKKGEGKREEEVQYLKKGEYFGIQSLLTGEKHSHTAVTVTESRFLVLSQAGFQKLIQKIPYLSITFSKMLTKSLRSELLGGREYFRNSVVCLVHSDPVAKDRLAEELVTSIEEESGKKSIILHFAQNGQTENPYVKSYKFKDSDRIKETLGKHYASHSFIFLEVFPETDEELKQLLIEEADHIENYLSPDKKINLCDSITSESKENEILYHETNIRDVLDHGKWEIHIRRKARELSGVQIGVALGGGAALGLAQVGIMKVMEEEGIIPDMIAGTSIGAVIGAFWASGLGYKGILPLLGEIDSIFKMFKLVDLSFPGQGLLHGKHVRSLLEKYLGDLYFEDLPIKLRLISCDISTRQEIVLSEGKVLDAVMASISIPGVFVPQPQENGKTYVDGGIVNPLPVSALTHEGVQKIIAINSMPSSKDEMKTNKLLNLNVLDIIVNSLYSLQYRIGKYSAQEADVYLNPILPNSNWFEFWRSAEFIQLGETVARSSLPELKQLFSEKT encoded by the coding sequence ATGAAAGATCTTGAAGGAAAAATACACCTTGTCTCGAGCCTTCCCTTATTCCGAAGTCTTTCCCGGAAAGAAAAGATTTGGGTGGCAGAATCGGTTCATATTGTAGAATCCGAACGTGAAGAAGTTTTATTCACTGCCGGAGATAGCGACCGCAGTTTATTTTTAATCCTATCTGGTGGGATCAAATTGTTTCTTCCTAAAAAAGGGGAAGGAAAACGCGAAGAGGAAGTTCAGTACCTAAAAAAAGGAGAATACTTCGGAATCCAATCCTTACTCACAGGTGAAAAACATAGCCATACGGCTGTTACTGTTACTGAATCAAGATTTCTTGTCTTATCCCAAGCGGGATTCCAAAAACTAATCCAAAAAATTCCCTATCTTTCCATCACCTTTTCTAAAATGCTCACCAAGTCTCTTCGGAGTGAACTCCTCGGCGGACGAGAATACTTTCGGAATTCAGTTGTCTGTCTTGTCCATTCTGACCCTGTTGCGAAGGATCGTTTAGCCGAAGAATTGGTTACTTCCATCGAAGAAGAGTCAGGAAAAAAATCGATTATCCTCCACTTTGCCCAAAACGGACAAACGGAAAATCCTTATGTTAAATCTTATAAATTCAAAGACTCTGACCGCATCAAAGAAACTTTAGGCAAACATTATGCAAGCCATTCTTTTATTTTTTTGGAAGTGTTTCCCGAAACAGATGAGGAACTAAAACAACTGTTAATCGAAGAAGCAGATCATATCGAAAACTATCTTTCCCCCGATAAAAAGATTAACCTTTGTGATTCCATTACTAGTGAATCCAAAGAAAACGAAATTCTTTATCATGAAACCAATATCAGAGATGTTTTGGATCACGGAAAATGGGAAATCCATATCAGAAGGAAGGCAAGAGAACTTTCCGGAGTCCAAATTGGAGTGGCCCTCGGTGGTGGTGCCGCTCTCGGCCTTGCGCAAGTGGGAATCATGAAGGTCATGGAAGAGGAAGGAATCATTCCTGATATGATTGCGGGAACTAGTATCGGGGCTGTCATCGGAGCCTTTTGGGCTAGCGGTCTCGGTTATAAAGGAATTCTCCCACTCCTCGGTGAGATTGATAGTATCTTTAAAATGTTTAAACTTGTGGATTTATCTTTTCCTGGCCAAGGACTTTTGCATGGAAAACACGTACGTTCTTTACTCGAAAAGTATCTCGGAGATTTATATTTTGAAGATCTTCCGATCAAACTAAGACTGATTAGTTGCGATATCTCGACAAGGCAAGAAATAGTTCTCTCGGAAGGCAAGGTTCTCGATGCTGTAATGGCAAGTATTTCTATTCCTGGTGTGTTTGTACCCCAACCTCAAGAAAACGGAAAAACTTATGTGGATGGAGGGATCGTGAATCCCCTTCCTGTATCCGCTCTTACCCATGAAGGAGTACAGAAGATCATCGCCATCAACTCGATGCCCAGTTCCAAAGATGAAATGAAGACAAACAAACTGCTCAATTTGAATGTTCTGGATATTATTGTAAATAGTTTGTATTCCCTCCAATACCGAATAGGGAAGTACAGTGCTCAGGAAGCAGATGTTTATTTGAATCCAATTCTCCCTAATTCCAATTGGTTTGAGTTCTGGAGAAGTGCAGAGTTTATTCAACTAGGAGAAACAGTTGCCAGAAGTTCACTTCCAGAGCTCAAACAGTTGTTTAGCGAAAAAACTTAA
- the leuD gene encoding 3-isopropylmalate dehydratase small subunit: MKAFTKLKGIAALLDKANVDTDQIIPKQFLRKIERSGFGQHLFHDWRFLDDAGKKPNPEFVLNAPRYQGANILVTRDNFGCGSSREHAPWALEDYGFRSIISPSYADIFYNNCFKNGMLPIVLPEAQVEEIFQTINKKPGANLEIDLENQVLITEDGKKYPFEVDGFRKHCLLNGLDDIGLTLQKADFIQKFEEKNQKEVPWLYAKTV, from the coding sequence ATGAAAGCATTTACGAAATTAAAAGGAATCGCAGCCCTTCTTGATAAGGCAAACGTAGACACAGACCAGATCATCCCCAAACAATTCCTTCGCAAAATTGAAAGGTCTGGATTTGGCCAACACCTCTTCCATGATTGGAGGTTTTTAGACGATGCCGGAAAAAAACCAAATCCTGAATTTGTGCTCAACGCACCAAGATACCAAGGGGCAAACATCCTTGTCACCCGGGACAACTTTGGTTGTGGGTCTTCTAGGGAACATGCTCCGTGGGCATTGGAAGACTATGGATTTCGTTCTATCATCTCTCCGTCCTATGCGGACATTTTTTATAATAATTGTTTTAAAAATGGAATGTTGCCTATTGTTTTACCAGAAGCACAGGTGGAAGAAATTTTCCAGACTATAAACAAAAAGCCAGGGGCGAATTTGGAAATCGATTTAGAAAACCAAGTGCTGATTACAGAGGACGGAAAAAAATATCCGTTTGAAGTAGACGGCTTTCGTAAACATTGCCTCCTCAATGGTTTGGACGACATTGGACTCACTCTCCAAAAAGCTGATTTTATTCAAAAATTTGAGGAAAAGAACCAAAAAGAAGTTCCCTGGTTGTATGCAAAGACTGTATAA
- a CDS encoding glycosyltransferase family 2 protein, translating to MEGKRKRKLSVAIITFNEEKNIGDCIRSIESVADEIIVLDSLSQDRTKEIAISFPKVKFYESPFPGHVEQKNKAIGFCSNDWILSLDADERVDETLCHSIESFLESESVSSDGFKIARLTFHLGRWIRYSGWYPLRRYRLFQKNAATWVGENPHDYIELKPGSVGRVMKGDILHYSFTDFSHQITTINQFSSIVAYTRYAKGERFSLVKTIFKPLGKFLEIYIFKFGFLDGIPGLWIAIASAFSTFLKFAKLYELDRNQIERPSNIRKEYGKNE from the coding sequence ATGGAAGGCAAGAGAAAAAGAAAATTGTCGGTTGCTATCATTACCTTCAATGAAGAAAAGAATATCGGAGACTGTATCCGCTCCATCGAATCAGTAGCGGATGAAATCATTGTTTTAGATTCTCTAAGCCAAGACCGCACAAAAGAAATTGCGATTTCCTTTCCCAAAGTAAAATTCTATGAATCTCCATTTCCCGGCCACGTGGAACAAAAGAACAAAGCCATAGGTTTTTGTTCGAACGATTGGATCTTGTCGCTCGATGCCGATGAAAGGGTCGATGAAACTCTCTGCCATTCCATCGAATCTTTTTTAGAATCTGAATCGGTTTCATCTGATGGGTTTAAAATCGCAAGGTTAACTTTTCATTTGGGTCGATGGATTCGTTATAGCGGTTGGTATCCCCTTCGAAGGTATCGATTGTTTCAAAAAAATGCCGCAACCTGGGTGGGTGAAAATCCGCATGATTACATTGAATTAAAACCAGGTTCCGTAGGTCGGGTGATGAAAGGTGATATCCTTCATTATAGTTTTACTGATTTTAGCCATCAAATCACCACCATCAATCAGTTCTCAAGTATCGTGGCATACACGCGTTATGCGAAAGGAGAAAGGTTTTCACTTGTTAAAACCATATTCAAACCTCTCGGGAAATTTTTAGAAATTTATATTTTCAAATTTGGATTTTTGGACGGAATTCCTGGGCTTTGGATTGCCATTGCTTCTGCATTCTCAACTTTTCTTAAATTTGCAAAATTGTATGAACTGGATCGGAATCAAATAGAACGACCGTCCAATATAAGAAAAGAGTATGGTAAAAACGAATAA
- a CDS encoding D-sedoheptulose 7-phosphate isomerase, with amino-acid sequence MDHKSLIQKQIEDSIAVKQQLLPRLSPSIESAGKLLVESLKQNGLLYFCGNGGSSCDASHIAAELVVRYKSGNERKAIPALALNSDQAVLTACSNDYGYEYVFQRQVQAFGKPTDVFVGLTTSGNSQNIILAVEEARKIGMKVVLFLGGDGGKLKGKGDVEIIVPSKITARIQECHILIGHILCSIIEKELFGLD; translated from the coding sequence ATGGATCATAAATCACTCATCCAAAAACAAATCGAAGATTCGATTGCCGTCAAACAACAGTTATTACCAAGGCTTTCTCCTTCTATTGAATCTGCAGGAAAACTACTAGTCGAATCATTAAAACAAAATGGGTTATTATACTTTTGCGGGAATGGTGGATCTAGTTGTGATGCTTCGCATATTGCTGCAGAACTTGTGGTTCGTTATAAATCGGGAAATGAAAGAAAAGCCATTCCTGCCCTTGCTCTCAATAGTGACCAAGCGGTGCTGACTGCCTGTTCCAACGATTACGGTTACGAGTATGTCTTTCAAAGACAAGTCCAAGCTTTTGGAAAACCAACGGATGTCTTTGTTGGCCTTACCACATCTGGAAATTCGCAAAACATCATTTTGGCGGTGGAAGAGGCCAGGAAAATTGGAATGAAGGTTGTCCTTTTTTTAGGTGGTGATGGCGGAAAACTAAAAGGTAAAGGGGATGTGGAAATCATTGTCCCATCCAAAATCACAGCCCGGATCCAAGAATGCCATATCTTGATTGGTCATATTCTTTGTAGCATCATTGAAAAGGAATTGTTTGGCCTCGACTGA
- a CDS encoding FHA domain-containing protein — translation MENNLRKLLSSFSNGTFLFLILTPVVLSADPGFKLRSVDIRSYPEVKIRFHSNTPLDPKGFVLSEELDSVARLTESFRFEQAESKNPIHLYISIPSYTNAEDRRWIIQLANQLVKVSEQSGGTSKLQIQSDENKHSFERIRSQVLDISFPFPKEPAPIFPIRNWENFLEGIPKNQSAEDHILVLVSFAPEWQDRFEIPELAKRIRDKNLQLIVLAPSSLEATKLASYANGKHYSISKSDSYSDLFSYLRALGLEDYELIYLSPWKLSRWKTNFVSGRFVSVDQGIRLPFQYELSFFRSLYLQLSDPLFFFPVSLFLIFLCLAALYYLRGYEETNQSLVPVTNVESEFSERKEELQVYDRMYGETMEKAARDREIAVAIAEKVPLSGTSYSYAVLMLRDGNHNSDQYPLQFDEVTIGSWESNHLVLNDPTVAGLHAKIKNRKGKYILFDCVSETGVYLNGRKLLRPKVLHNLDEIQIGKTILSFRGR, via the coding sequence ATGGAAAACAACTTAAGGAAGCTTCTCTCCTCTTTCAGTAATGGAACTTTCCTCTTCCTTATTCTTACACCTGTGGTTCTTTCGGCAGACCCAGGATTTAAACTTCGATCTGTGGACATTCGTTCTTACCCAGAAGTCAAAATCCGATTCCATTCAAACACTCCCCTAGACCCCAAGGGATTTGTTCTTTCTGAAGAATTGGATTCCGTTGCAAGGCTTACGGAATCCTTTCGATTCGAGCAGGCAGAGTCCAAAAACCCCATCCACTTATACATCTCCATTCCCAGTTATACAAATGCGGAAGACAGGAGGTGGATCATCCAGCTGGCGAACCAATTGGTAAAGGTTTCCGAGCAGAGCGGTGGAACCTCTAAATTACAAATCCAGTCCGATGAGAACAAACATTCCTTTGAACGAATCCGCTCTCAAGTTTTGGATATTTCCTTTCCCTTTCCAAAAGAACCAGCACCTATTTTTCCGATTCGAAATTGGGAGAACTTTCTCGAAGGCATTCCTAAGAATCAATCGGCGGAAGATCATATTCTGGTCCTCGTTAGTTTTGCTCCGGAATGGCAGGATCGTTTTGAGATTCCAGAACTGGCAAAACGAATTCGAGATAAAAACCTTCAGTTGATTGTTCTTGCACCCAGTTCTTTGGAAGCCACGAAGCTTGCCAGTTATGCGAATGGAAAACATTATTCCATTTCTAAATCGGATAGTTACTCCGACTTGTTTTCTTATCTCCGTGCACTTGGTTTGGAAGATTATGAACTAATTTATCTATCCCCATGGAAACTCTCCCGATGGAAAACAAATTTTGTTTCAGGAAGATTTGTCTCTGTAGACCAAGGCATTCGGCTTCCATTCCAATATGAACTTTCTTTTTTTCGATCTTTATACTTACAATTATCTGATCCTTTATTCTTTTTTCCTGTAAGTTTGTTTCTCATCTTTCTCTGTTTGGCTGCTTTGTATTATTTGCGAGGGTACGAAGAAACCAATCAAAGTTTGGTACCGGTAACAAATGTTGAATCGGAATTTTCAGAAAGAAAAGAAGAACTCCAAGTTTATGACAGGATGTATGGAGAGACAATGGAAAAGGCTGCCCGCGATCGCGAAATTGCGGTAGCGATTGCAGAAAAAGTCCCCCTATCTGGAACCTCGTATTCTTACGCCGTCCTGATGCTTCGGGATGGAAATCACAACTCGGATCAATATCCACTTCAGTTCGATGAGGTTACCATCGGTAGTTGGGAATCAAACCACCTAGTCCTGAACGATCCGACGGTCGCAGGCCTTCATGCGAAGATAAAAAACAGGAAGGGAAAGTATATATTGTTTGATTGTGTTTCAGAAACAGGAGTATACTTAAACGGCAGAAAATTACTCCGCCCGAAAGTTCTTCATAATTTGGACGAAATCCAAATCGGGAAAACCATTTTGTCGTTTCGAGGAAGGTAA
- a CDS encoding O-antigen ligase family protein: MIGKETFHKISVVFLYLFFVLSPISISLCQIFAGTSLFFLFLDSAWDQKIPRWESLFLFWILLYLSFLLTPLFAWDLEHWKRILLKSEFGDVWMGFLLLHHFRLSRNEKKTLKQAVAIGAIFLTVSGILSLLSPYRLAPFVMDGFQYLEGRRLPHQLANLMGIPLHLPIGFQSTHLTYGGLLALYLPALWERTFRILKLVQRKSRYKIHLVLLLGFSCLGVVLLFLNQSRSIWFGLLFGLVLLLPQKKFSIKKFLPWFGTCLLGFAILLFLLYQNNWLFQRAIDDLFAKRSLENQRVWIHKMNFAILKDSFLLGIGSGNYPGEFVLRAIPLVRELPELYYDLSITPKSHAHFDFLHFWILGGVLGVFSFLSFLYLVTKNILQIPQYTLFYLGFFAIVFAGSFQCFLLDDEVLLPFLGILCLLPKTKRGITEADETSTKKNLKKVYGIVLFWIFISSLGALYLTKTPAKDLFFHRVRTENNFPAPLAQSSINANGPVALPSGTKGLYFKLSGCLDHKINFDTDAQVRENPIQIKIHWEGTMEGDLPDSLVLETRKRESFDQDKEYRVHSERIVKKETILNDRKMVSILVKPKAYLGSGVEFIDFGFLYSWKGENPFLPAIEITGNCE, from the coding sequence ATGATTGGGAAAGAAACATTTCATAAGATTTCCGTTGTTTTTCTATACCTTTTCTTTGTTCTCTCTCCGATTTCCATTAGCCTTTGCCAAATTTTTGCCGGGACCTCTCTTTTCTTTTTGTTTTTGGATTCAGCCTGGGATCAAAAGATTCCGAGATGGGAATCCCTATTTCTTTTTTGGATCCTTCTTTACCTAAGTTTTTTACTCACCCCCCTTTTTGCTTGGGATTTGGAACATTGGAAACGTATCCTTTTGAAATCTGAATTTGGGGATGTATGGATGGGGTTTTTACTCCTGCACCATTTCCGCCTCTCCCGAAACGAAAAGAAAACTTTAAAACAAGCTGTTGCTATCGGTGCGATTTTTCTCACAGTCTCTGGAATTTTATCCCTTCTTTCTCCCTATCGGTTAGCTCCCTTTGTCATGGATGGATTTCAGTATCTGGAAGGCCGACGCCTTCCTCACCAATTGGCAAATCTTATGGGAATCCCCCTCCATCTACCCATTGGATTCCAAAGCACCCACCTAACCTATGGAGGATTGCTTGCCCTATACCTACCCGCACTCTGGGAGAGAACGTTTCGGATTCTAAAATTGGTTCAAAGGAAATCCAGATACAAAATCCATCTCGTGCTCCTTCTTGGTTTTTCCTGTTTGGGGGTTGTTTTACTTTTCCTCAACCAAAGCCGGTCGATTTGGTTTGGGTTGTTATTTGGTTTAGTTCTACTCTTACCCCAGAAAAAGTTTTCGATTAAAAAATTCCTACCATGGTTTGGGACCTGTCTTCTTGGGTTCGCGATTCTCTTGTTTTTACTCTACCAAAATAATTGGTTATTCCAAAGAGCCATTGATGATTTATTCGCTAAACGATCGTTAGAGAACCAAAGAGTCTGGATTCATAAAATGAATTTTGCCATCTTAAAGGACTCTTTTTTATTGGGGATCGGCAGTGGAAATTACCCAGGTGAATTTGTTTTACGAGCCATTCCTCTCGTTCGAGAACTTCCCGAATTGTATTACGATTTATCCATCACACCGAAATCCCATGCCCATTTTGATTTTTTGCATTTTTGGATATTGGGAGGAGTTTTGGGTGTGTTCTCTTTTCTTAGTTTTTTATATCTCGTCACAAAAAACATCTTACAAATTCCGCAATATACCCTCTTCTATTTAGGTTTTTTTGCGATTGTTTTTGCCGGTAGCTTCCAATGTTTTTTGTTAGACGATGAGGTATTACTTCCCTTCCTTGGGATTTTATGCCTATTACCAAAAACCAAACGGGGAATCACTGAAGCCGATGAAACATCGACAAAAAAGAATCTAAAAAAAGTGTATGGCATCGTCCTATTTTGGATTTTCATTTCGAGTCTAGGTGCTTTGTATTTAACGAAGACCCCTGCAAAAGATTTATTTTTCCACAGGGTTCGCACAGAGAACAACTTCCCCGCCCCCCTAGCACAGTCCTCTATCAATGCGAACGGCCCAGTCGCCCTGCCTTCGGGAACAAAGGGATTGTATTTCAAACTCTCGGGATGTTTGGATCACAAGATCAACTTTGATACGGATGCCCAAGTGCGTGAAAATCCAATCCAAATCAAAATCCATTGGGAAGGAACAATGGAAGGGGATTTGCCCGACTCACTGGTTCTGGAGACAAGAAAAAGAGAAAGTTTTGACCAAGACAAAGAATACCGAGTCCATTCAGAACGAATTGTGAAGAAGGAAACGATTCTAAATGATAGGAAAATGGTTTCAATTCTTGTTAAACCGAAAGCATACTTGGGATCCGGTGTGGAATTTATTGATTTTGGATTTTTATATTCTTGGAAAGGAGAAAATCCTTTCCTACCGGCGATTGAGATCACAGGGAATTGTGAATAG
- a CDS encoding PLP-dependent cysteine synthase family protein: MIDPISKGIDDLGNSLLQALNNVQGIFGKELSVAKPIHDSILQLIGNTPLIRLNRIGSEYAGVQFYLKAEFLNPTGSAKDRTAIAMYLDAERRGKLKKGMSVVLVGAGSSSVSFTWIGKVKGYPVFCLVPLQTAPERIQLLRSYGAEVTVTNESDLGRLTELAEEKAKKLGGWIPDEASNPANPNFHFKTTGPEIWRDLQGKVGAVISAPGSGGAITGIGRFLKSQDRRVKVIIAGKQNSPFMEYGKTDNPKERERIQLPAVYDPKLIDHYFHVTKEEALHLQADLYEKEGIFAGLTTGTVITGALRFSESIPESERNEKTPFNIVILSPDRD, from the coding sequence ATGATAGATCCAATTTCCAAAGGCATCGATGACTTGGGCAACAGTCTGTTGCAGGCTTTAAACAATGTACAAGGTATCTTTGGGAAGGAACTTTCCGTTGCCAAACCCATTCACGACAGTATTCTCCAATTAATTGGAAACACTCCTCTGATTCGATTGAATCGAATTGGGTCAGAGTATGCTGGTGTGCAGTTTTATCTCAAAGCCGAATTTTTAAATCCTACAGGTTCTGCCAAAGATCGAACTGCCATTGCTATGTATTTGGATGCCGAAAGGAGAGGAAAACTAAAGAAGGGAATGTCCGTGGTTCTTGTTGGTGCTGGTTCTTCTTCCGTTAGTTTTACATGGATAGGTAAAGTAAAAGGGTATCCGGTGTTTTGTTTGGTTCCCCTCCAAACGGCACCAGAAAGAATCCAACTACTCCGAAGTTATGGGGCCGAAGTCACTGTTACCAATGAATCGGATCTGGGTAGACTCACGGAACTTGCCGAAGAAAAAGCTAAAAAGTTAGGCGGATGGATTCCCGATGAGGCTTCCAATCCCGCAAATCCTAATTTTCATTTCAAAACCACTGGGCCGGAGATTTGGCGAGACCTACAAGGAAAAGTGGGGGCTGTCATTTCTGCTCCGGGATCAGGCGGGGCCATTACTGGAATTGGTCGTTTTTTAAAGTCCCAAGACCGCAGAGTCAAAGTCATCATTGCGGGAAAACAAAACTCACCTTTTATGGAGTATGGAAAAACGGACAACCCTAAAGAAAGGGAAAGAATCCAACTCCCAGCAGTTTATGATCCCAAGCTCATAGACCATTACTTCCATGTTACAAAAGAGGAAGCCTTACACTTGCAAGCTGACCTTTATGAAAAAGAAGGAATCTTTGCGGGACTCACCACAGGCACAGTGATCACAGGAGCCCTTCGGTTTTCTGAATCCATTCCAGAGTCAGAAAGAAACGAAAAAACCCCTTTTAATATTGTGATCCTCTCGCCAGATAGAGATTAA
- a CDS encoding ATP-binding cassette domain-containing protein: MASTDLNAVQIKNASIETNGEQKIWKGISLEIPRGIVHGIIGESGSGKSTLGFSLFGMVPNGCHLSYTTFTVLGEDVLSKKQGSKLFMVPQNPNGAFHPFRTIEAQTKDFFKLSGLSDVSYESLFLIWDQLSIPRTHWKEYARTLSGGEKQRILLSLAFLRTPKILILDEPTTGLDAFSEKIVLETVQNLAKMGMSVVFITHELRIVESLASLVTIMKEGEVIETIPVLNHNLEPKTEYGKQLKEASLLFQ, encoded by the coding sequence TTGGCCTCGACTGATTTAAATGCAGTGCAAATCAAAAATGCCTCCATCGAAACAAATGGGGAGCAAAAGATTTGGAAGGGAATTTCTTTAGAAATTCCAAGAGGGATTGTTCACGGTATTATTGGTGAATCTGGATCAGGAAAGTCCACACTTGGATTTTCCTTATTTGGAATGGTTCCTAACGGTTGTCATTTGTCATATACCACCTTCACAGTGCTTGGTGAAGATGTTCTTTCTAAAAAGCAAGGTTCTAAACTTTTTATGGTTCCGCAAAATCCGAATGGGGCCTTCCATCCTTTCCGGACCATTGAAGCACAGACCAAAGATTTCTTTAAACTTTCAGGGTTAAGCGATGTATCATACGAATCTTTGTTTTTGATTTGGGACCAGTTATCTATTCCCAGGACCCACTGGAAGGAATATGCAAGGACCCTCTCTGGTGGTGAGAAACAAAGAATCCTTCTTTCTTTGGCATTTTTACGAACTCCGAAAATTTTGATTTTGGATGAACCGACCACTGGTCTCGATGCCTTTTCTGAAAAAATTGTCTTGGAAACCGTGCAAAACCTTGCAAAAATGGGGATGTCAGTTGTTTTTATTACGCACGAGCTTCGGATCGTCGAAAGTCTGGCCTCTTTAGTTACGATAATGAAAGAAGGGGAAGTCATAGAAACCATTCCGGTTCTAAACCACAACCTGGAGCCAAAAACAGAATATGGAAAACAACTTAAGGAAGCTTCTCTCCTCTTTCAGTAA
- a CDS encoding FKBP-type peptidyl-prolyl cis-trans isomerase, whose translation MKLFSLILGFLFLSTGLFAEELLIQDTKQGLGREAIRGTTVVVHYTGKLTNGKVFDSSVDRGEPFSFQLGQGQVIQGWERGIVGMKEGGKRKLTIPPQYGYGARAIGPIPANSTLIFDVELIKVK comes from the coding sequence ATGAAACTGTTTTCTCTTATACTCGGATTTTTGTTTTTATCCACAGGACTTTTCGCAGAAGAGCTACTCATTCAAGACACCAAACAAGGGTTAGGAAGAGAAGCCATTCGCGGTACGACAGTGGTGGTTCATTACACAGGAAAGTTAACCAACGGTAAAGTATTTGATTCCTCTGTGGACAGGGGAGAACCTTTTAGTTTCCAATTAGGCCAAGGGCAAGTGATCCAAGGTTGGGAACGTGGGATTGTTGGAATGAAAGAAGGTGGGAAACGGAAACTGACCATTCCTCCTCAGTATGGTTATGGCGCCCGTGCGATTGGACCCATTCCTGCAAACTCTACACTGATCTTTGATGTGGAACTGATTAAAGTAAAATAA